One genomic segment of Immundisolibacter sp. includes these proteins:
- the purN gene encoding phosphoribosylglycinamide formyltransferase, which produces MTELPLRLAVLISGRGSNLQTILDTITQGRLAARVMLVISNRPGAAGLAVARAADVPMAVVDHREYPDRESFEHGLSAHIDDAAVDLIVLAGFMRVLTAEFVQRYHGRLLNIHPSLLPAFAGLDTHARALAASAREHGASVHFVTAAVDGGPVIAQTRVPVLEEDVPDSLARRVLEAEHRLYPLVLGWFCEARVALKLGTVYLDGLPLAAPVQFAYEAQRE; this is translated from the coding sequence GTGACAGAGCTACCGCTGCGCTTGGCGGTGCTGATTTCGGGCCGCGGCAGCAATCTGCAAACCATCCTCGACACCATCACCCAGGGCCGGTTGGCCGCGCGGGTGATGCTGGTGATCAGCAACCGTCCCGGAGCCGCCGGACTGGCCGTGGCTCGCGCGGCCGATGTGCCCATGGCAGTGGTCGATCACCGCGAATACCCCGACCGCGAGTCGTTCGAGCACGGCCTCAGCGCTCACATCGACGACGCCGCGGTGGATCTGATCGTGCTCGCCGGCTTCATGCGTGTGCTCACGGCGGAGTTCGTCCAGCGTTATCACGGTCGCCTGCTCAATATCCATCCTTCCTTGTTGCCGGCCTTCGCCGGACTGGACACGCATGCCCGGGCCCTGGCTGCCAGCGCGCGGGAACATGGCGCGAGCGTGCACTTTGTCACCGCCGCCGTCGACGGCGGCCCGGTAATCGCACAGACGCGGGTGCCGGTGTTGGAGGAAGATGTGCCGGACAGCCTGGCCCGCCGGGTGCTGGAGGCAGAGCACCGACTGTACCCGCTGGTGCTCGGGTGGTTTTGCGAAGCCCGTGTGGCGCTGAAACTGGGCACTGTGTACCTGGACGGCCTACCCCTGGCCGCGCCGGTGCAGTTCGCATATGAGGCACAGCGTGAATAG
- the purM gene encoding phosphoribosylformylglycinamidine cyclo-ligase — MGDTPNSPAPGLTYRDAGVDIDAGNALIDRIRPLAARTRRPELLAGIGGFGALLEVPKRYREPVLVAGTDGVGTKLRLAIDLGVHDTVGIDLVAMCVNDVLSQGAEPLFFLDYFATGKLDVDTAAGVVAGIARGCELAGAALAGGETAEMPGMYRSGDYDVAGFCVGVVEKSRIVDGRAIRAGDAIIGLASSGLHSNGYSLARKVIEHVGADLHAPFAGSTLGATLLTPTRIYVKPVLDLLAVLPVVGIAHITGGGLVENIPRILPDGLAARLDPGAWQQPPIFGWLQEQGGIAATEMWRTFNCGLGLVVVLPAARANEAISHLRQAGETASLVGQVVPRGDGPGVVLAS, encoded by the coding sequence ATGGGCGACACGCCCAACAGTCCAGCCCCCGGCCTGACCTATCGCGATGCAGGCGTCGATATTGACGCTGGAAACGCTTTGATTGATCGCATCCGGCCACTGGCGGCACGCACCCGCCGACCGGAGTTGCTTGCCGGCATCGGCGGCTTTGGCGCCCTGCTGGAAGTGCCCAAGCGCTACCGCGAACCGGTGCTGGTCGCCGGCACCGACGGTGTGGGCACCAAGTTGCGCCTGGCCATTGACCTGGGTGTACACGACACGGTCGGCATTGATCTGGTCGCCATGTGCGTCAACGACGTCCTGTCGCAAGGCGCCGAGCCGCTGTTCTTTCTCGATTATTTCGCCACCGGCAAGCTGGATGTGGACACCGCGGCAGGCGTGGTGGCCGGCATCGCCCGCGGCTGCGAATTGGCCGGCGCGGCCCTGGCCGGCGGCGAGACCGCCGAGATGCCCGGCATGTACCGGTCTGGTGACTACGACGTGGCCGGGTTCTGTGTCGGCGTGGTGGAGAAGTCGCGCATCGTCGACGGCCGGGCCATTCGCGCTGGCGATGCCATCATCGGCCTGGCTTCAAGTGGCCTGCATTCGAACGGCTACTCGCTGGCGCGCAAGGTTATCGAGCACGTCGGCGCCGATCTGCACGCGCCGTTTGCCGGCAGTACCCTGGGCGCCACCCTGCTCACGCCAACGCGAATCTATGTCAAGCCGGTTCTGGACTTGCTAGCCGTTCTGCCGGTGGTGGGTATTGCGCACATCACCGGCGGCGGCCTGGTCGAGAATATCCCCCGAATCCTGCCGGACGGTCTCGCGGCCCGTCTCGACCCCGGCGCCTGGCAGCAACCACCCATTTTTGGCTGGCTCCAGGAGCAGGGCGGTATCGCGGCGACCGAAATGTGGCGCACGTTCAACTGCGGCCTGGGGCTGGTGGTGGTGTTGCCGGCCGCGCGCGCCAATGAGGCCATCTCCCACCTGCGACAGGCCGGTGAAACCGCCAGCCTGGTCGGCCAGGTCGTGCCGCGCGGCGACGGCCCAGGCGTCGTGCTGGCGTCGTGA